The following proteins are encoded in a genomic region of Nicotiana sylvestris chromosome 4, ASM39365v2, whole genome shotgun sequence:
- the LOC138889747 gene encoding uncharacterized protein encodes MAKTFKTIPQKEKASRMTKGLGEAVLMREPPPGEADIPKPTKEKKKKKSSDGSPKPKKAKVQKPEADLVASTREVAGSLCAEGEESDDCLLALKLSNQALSKSQAELARCEDEFKKLVSELDELKALHAQKEGELGDIRAHLERISRERADLDEQKKDDLIREELRVRDTENLGLKQCIDEVSCDKETLREKLTSVECQLQGARGEILKYKAIYAELVAELSAAKSEAAVLMSSYRKDVAATNARARKVSKEAELKLSRALEHTRLRSRKQALEDVYVGGIDLSAEIERTKALEEESAALLSSDDGSSSELTSGSEDDEDDGKVPEGEGAWMFRGSRTRPLKA; translated from the exons ATGGCAAAGACCTTTAAAACTAttcctcaaaaggaaaaagcTTCTCGAATGACTAAAG GCCTTGGAGAGGCTGTTTTGATGAGGGAACCCCCGCCTGGGGAAGCAGATATCCCGAAGCCTACtaaggagaaaaaaaagaagaaatcatcGGACGGGTCCCCGAAGCCAAAAAAGGCTAAAGTTCAAAAGCCCGAGGCCGATTTAGTGGCCTCAACTCGGGAGGTGGCCGGAAGTCTTTGTGCCGAGGGTGAAGAGAGTGATGACTGCCTGCTG GCCTTAAAGCTCTCCAACCAAGCCTTGTCCAAGTCACAAGCAGAGTTGGCTCGTTGTGAGGATGAATTTAAAAAGCTAGTTTCTGAATTGGACGAACTTAAGGCCCTTCATGCCCAAAAAGAGGGGGAGCTAGGTGACATTCGAGCTCATTTGGAGAGGATATCTCGAGAGCGGGCCGATCTCGATGAGCAG AAAAAAGATGATCTAATACGGGAGGAGCTTAGAGTCAGAGATACCGAAAACCTTGGGCTGAAGCAGTGCATAGATGAGGTGTCTTGCGATAAAGAAACTCTTCGAGAGAAGTTGACCTCGGTTGAGTGCCAACTTCAAGGGGCAAGGGGAGAAATCCTTAAGTACAAAGCTATTTATGCTGAACTAGTTGCTGAGCTATCTGCAGCTAAGTCCGAAGCTGCTGTGCTCATGTCTTCATACCGAAAAGATGTTGCTGCTACAAATGCTCGAGCCAGGAAGGTGTCCAAAGAGGCCGAGCTTAAACTGTCCCGAGCCTTGGAACATACTCGATTAAGATCTCGGAAACAGGCTCTCGAGGATGTATATGTAGGGGGCATCGATTTGTCTGCCGAGATCGAGAGAACGAAGGCCCTAGAGGAAGAATCGGCAGCTCTGCTTTCTTCCGATGATGGTTCATCCAGTGAATTGACAAGCGGATCGGAGGATGATGAAGATGATGGTAAAGTCCCCGAAGGGGAAGGGGCGTGGATGTTTCGGGGGTCGAGGACTAGGCCGTTGAAGGCATAA